In Paenibacillus ihbetae, the following are encoded in one genomic region:
- a CDS encoding ArnT family glycosyltransferase, with amino-acid sequence MFSIWTLNRLQRRMLLSLIGAVLALSCLLVIAGGHEASQGITAVIEQKYIESAAMISDPGPAPEEASGVMPGVPLMMSGLIGLLGSMDAALIIYQLLQCIFHAFSVYLVFVLSRYMFNPRIAFLCCFIYALFWPAYGAVRLILPDTTMQMLMLLLVCAVIGALELKQAGWYAAAGALTAIMACYNLQALLYPLLFIPFWIKYRSPASIIAGGTLLIMAGYLLILSPWWLNIPLFNRLATYLPGPWNLVSLWLDSRYIEGNPLVHLYRSIFEGRTSKYAAALGNEEARRVVQSALDAVRLVLLYAGVSGVIWSVWKYRLKRQLPVLLTLLYFITAEWLVPSLDGTGFPYAVFLLLYVGFLADKAIIYAHKTRLLRS; translated from the coding sequence TTGTTTTCCATCTGGACATTGAACCGCCTGCAGCGGAGGATGCTGCTGTCACTGATCGGAGCCGTTCTGGCCCTTTCATGCCTGCTGGTGATAGCCGGCGGCCACGAAGCCTCTCAAGGCATTACGGCCGTCATCGAACAGAAATATATCGAAAGCGCGGCCATGATCAGCGATCCGGGGCCAGCCCCCGAAGAGGCTTCGGGCGTCATGCCCGGCGTACCGCTTATGATGTCAGGACTGATCGGGCTGCTCGGAAGCATGGATGCGGCGCTGATCATTTATCAGCTTCTCCAGTGCATCTTCCATGCGTTCTCTGTCTATCTGGTGTTCGTACTGTCACGGTATATGTTTAATCCGCGGATCGCTTTTCTGTGCTGCTTCATCTATGCCCTATTCTGGCCGGCCTACGGGGCCGTACGGCTGATCCTGCCGGATACGACGATGCAGATGCTGATGCTGCTTCTCGTCTGCGCCGTCATCGGTGCGCTCGAGCTGAAGCAGGCCGGCTGGTATGCCGCTGCCGGGGCCCTTACGGCGATAATGGCCTGCTACAATCTCCAAGCGCTGCTGTATCCGCTCTTATTCATTCCGTTCTGGATCAAATACCGCAGCCCGGCCAGCATCATTGCCGGCGGAACCCTGCTCATTATGGCCGGTTATTTGCTGATCCTGTCGCCGTGGTGGCTTAACATCCCCCTCTTCAATCGGCTGGCGACATACCTGCCGGGCCCTTGGAATCTGGTCTCCCTATGGCTGGACTCCAGATACATCGAGGGCAACCCGCTGGTGCATCTGTACCGGAGCATATTCGAAGGCCGCACCTCCAAATATGCCGCCGCACTCGGCAACGAAGAGGCACGCAGGGTCGTGCAGTCCGCCCTTGACGCAGTCCGGCTGGTGCTTCTCTACGCCGGGGTCAGCGGCGTAATCTGGTCGGTATGGAAATACCGGCTGAAGCGGCAGCTTCCCGTGCTGCTCACGCTGCTGTACTTCATTACGGCGGAGTGGCTTGTCCCAAG
- a CDS encoding DUF5317 domain-containing protein, which translates to MVFDGIILGILVGLIRGGFRHGLQQFSKIRLKGGLIFPILLIVQLLIFRFQENIGWLADASGYIFMLIYVAGMIFLWMNRDQKGFGSILAGVFLNFLVMAVNGGRMPVSMSAASVLDPVYVDMLMDATATTKHYLMDASTRLAFLGDIIPLSPPYPRTQVISIGDIIMNIGIFIYIVHLMTSGKNAAVKNIMRKQGKTEHVEPQN; encoded by the coding sequence ATGGTATTTGACGGTATTATATTAGGAATACTTGTCGGACTGATTCGGGGCGGTTTCCGTCACGGACTGCAGCAATTCAGCAAGATTCGCCTGAAGGGCGGCCTTATATTCCCGATCCTCCTGATTGTGCAGCTGCTCATATTCCGCTTTCAAGAGAATATCGGTTGGTTGGCAGACGCGAGCGGATATATATTTATGCTTATCTACGTTGCGGGCATGATCTTCCTATGGATGAACCGGGATCAGAAGGGCTTCGGCAGCATACTGGCAGGCGTGTTCCTTAACTTCCTCGTCATGGCCGTCAACGGCGGCAGAATGCCGGTGTCGATGAGCGCCGCATCCGTACTGGATCCTGTTTATGTGGACATGCTCATGGATGCAACGGCAACAACCAAGCATTATCTCATGGATGCATCTACGCGTCTTGCATTCCTTGGTGATATCATTCCATTATCTCCGCCGTATCCGAGAACGCAGGTTATCAGCATCGGCGATATTATCATGAATATCGGGATATTCATCTACATCGTCCATCTCATGACTTCCGGTAAGAATGCCGCCGTTAAGAACATTATGCGCAAGCAAGGCAAGACTGAACATGTGGAACCGCAAAATTAA
- a CDS encoding diguanylate cyclase — MSIFKRPQISRELSGQLYFVLISLMGCLTFMIVHQGEFLNYAPSQWVWVYAMLGAALILNYFTFQLPPEGNLQSMDSSVYLACIFIYGAPFALSVILFNTLAIALYDRKVPFWKHFVNFSIYTLMIVGSSLVFKAAGGQTGPILNNHFGAYLAALLIYFIINVLLLGFYYYLLYRGSLYDILKSFIRDTLLVYLSTLILSLVLSVLIVHNGVFGLTLFIGLSVMLSYSFKQLFLMYNEVQEKAIKDQRTGLYNHSYFESLLEDEIKKAKASQSPLSLAMIDIDDFKKYNDQFGHLKGDMLLGFLGNYLKVEAKAAGVVASRFGGEEFTLLMPGYDESKAKVFINRLRKKLNDTYFDGVEIFPSGCLSFSSGIAPYRIDIHDKSQLVEQADQALYYAKKQGKNNVHVYGSGEKKEFEIDFAEDARDIEQQLKLFLYKDVDTFKHSKRVFRYAMDMSEVLGLDSVERRNFVLGALIHDIGKLEIPWGILNKRDKLTASEWETVKRHVSWGKRIAETNEKFKELVPYIELHHERYDGGGYPHGFKGSQIPKLCRMLTIIDSFDAMTTERPYQKTKTFEEGIDELRRCAGTQFDPDLVELFIQYILDKIAGQQQPAAGLETN; from the coding sequence ATGTCCATATTCAAGCGCCCTCAGATCTCCAGAGAGCTATCAGGACAGCTGTACTTTGTGTTAATTTCGCTGATGGGCTGTTTAACCTTTATGATCGTACATCAAGGAGAATTTTTAAATTACGCTCCTTCGCAGTGGGTATGGGTTTATGCCATGTTAGGGGCCGCCCTAATATTGAATTATTTCACCTTCCAGCTCCCTCCTGAAGGCAACTTGCAATCAATGGATTCCTCCGTTTATTTGGCGTGCATATTTATCTATGGTGCTCCGTTCGCCCTTTCCGTCATCCTGTTTAACACGCTCGCAATCGCTCTCTATGACAGGAAGGTGCCGTTCTGGAAGCATTTTGTCAACTTCTCCATCTACACGCTCATGATCGTCGGCTCCTCTTTGGTGTTCAAAGCCGCCGGAGGGCAGACAGGTCCTATTCTTAACAATCATTTCGGCGCTTATCTGGCAGCCCTTCTCATATATTTCATCATTAATGTGCTTCTGCTTGGATTCTACTACTATTTACTATACAGAGGCTCTTTATATGATATTCTCAAATCCTTTATCAGGGATACGCTGCTGGTCTACTTGAGCACACTGATCCTTTCCCTGGTGCTATCCGTTCTGATCGTACATAACGGCGTCTTCGGACTCACGCTGTTCATCGGGCTCAGCGTCATGCTCTCGTACTCCTTTAAGCAGCTGTTCCTGATGTATAACGAGGTGCAGGAGAAAGCGATCAAGGACCAGCGGACAGGCCTGTATAACCACAGTTATTTCGAGAGCCTGCTGGAAGACGAAATCAAAAAAGCCAAGGCCAGTCAGTCTCCCTTGTCTTTGGCGATGATCGATATTGATGACTTCAAGAAATATAATGATCAGTTCGGACATTTGAAGGGCGACATGCTGCTCGGCTTTCTCGGAAATTACCTGAAGGTCGAGGCCAAGGCGGCCGGAGTTGTGGCGTCCCGCTTCGGCGGCGAGGAGTTTACGCTTCTTATGCCGGGGTATGACGAGAGCAAAGCCAAGGTATTCATCAACAGGCTCCGCAAGAAATTGAATGATACCTATTTCGACGGCGTGGAAATCTTCCCGTCCGGCTGCCTCTCCTTCTCGTCCGGGATCGCTCCTTACCGAATCGATATCCACGATAAATCGCAGTTGGTCGAGCAGGCGGATCAGGCGCTGTATTACGCCAAGAAACAGGGCAAGAACAATGTCCATGTGTACGGAAGCGGCGAGAAGAAGGAATTCGAGATCGACTTTGCGGAGGATGCGCGGGATATCGAGCAGCAGCTGAAGCTGTTTCTCTATAAGGATGTGGATACGTTCAAGCACTCGAAACGGGTATTCCGCTATGCGATGGATATGAGCGAGGTGCTCGGCCTCGACAGCGTCGAACGGCGCAATTTCGTGCTCGGAGCGCTCATCCACGATATCGGTAAGCTCGAAATTCCATGGGGAATCCTCAATAAACGGGACAAGCTTACAGCTAGTGAATGGGAAACCGTGAAACGGCATGTCAGCTGGGGCAAGCGCATCGCCGAAACGAACGAGAAATTCAAGGAGCTTGTTCCGTATATCGAGCTGCATCACGAACGGTATGACGGCGGCGGTTACCCGCACGGGTTCAAGGGCAGCCAAATTCCGAAGCTGTGCCGGATGCTTACCATTATCGATTCCTTCGATGCGATGACGACGGAACGGCCCTATCAAAAAACCAAAACGTTCGAGGAGGGTATTGACGAACTTCGCCGCTGCGCCGGGACGCAATTCGATCCTGATCTTGTTGAACTGTTCATCCAGTACATCCTGGACAAGATCGCGGGACAGCAGCAGCCCGCTGCAGGTCTGGAAACCAATTAG